From a region of the Halomicrobium mukohataei DSM 12286 genome:
- a CDS encoding helix-turn-helix transcriptional regulator has translation MSDESRDRRALVAAGIFVAATAVTVAIAARLVTPPSITVAMGDATVRAGRVGPSLRPGDAIALTVAAFAAGASATVLLVDGEPVSPADRPVTEPDDPADSEQTAPSELLAARRSEWEEIADRLANNERLVYEAVLDADGVLPQSEIVERTDVSKATVSRALDNLEARDLIERKRRGMGNVVVLS, from the coding sequence ATGAGCGACGAGAGCCGCGACCGCCGAGCGCTCGTCGCCGCCGGGATCTTCGTCGCCGCGACGGCTGTGACGGTCGCGATAGCCGCCCGCCTCGTCACGCCGCCGTCGATCACGGTCGCGATGGGAGACGCCACCGTGCGGGCCGGGAGGGTGGGTCCGTCGCTTCGTCCCGGCGACGCGATCGCACTCACGGTCGCGGCGTTCGCCGCTGGTGCGAGTGCGACCGTCCTCCTCGTCGACGGCGAGCCTGTGTCGCCAGCGGACCGACCCGTCACAGAGCCCGACGACCCAGCCGACAGCGAGCAGACAGCGCCCTCGGAGCTGCTTGCGGCCCGGCGGAGCGAGTGGGAAGAGATAGCAGACCGTCTCGCGAACAACGAGCGGCTCGTCTACGAGGCCGTACTCGACGCCGACGGCGTGCTCCCACAGAGCGAGATCGTCGAGCGGACGGACGTGTCGAAAGCGACCGTCAGCCGGGCGCTGGACAACCTCGAAGCGAGGGACCTCATCGAGCGCAAGCGCCGCGGGATGGGGAACGTCGTCGTCCTCTCGTGA
- a CDS encoding threonine ammonia-lyase, with the protein MSEYSPVPSPDATTVFPYHDLTPPATADVYEARRVVDDHLPRTPLVRNESLSAEFDADVYLKREDTLPTGAFKVRGGVTLASRLDDEFRESGLIAASTGNHGQSVAYAGRAFDVPVTIVVPEAANAAKVAAMERLGADVQFRGADFDEAREHAEDLAAQAGYRYVHSANEPSLVAGVGTAGLEIVETLPDLDYLFCPVGGGSSAAGYCLTVGALTDATVIGAQSEAAPAMRRAWADDTLEPHDRMETFAEGVATRVPFALTTTVLRERLDEFRLVSEAALRRGVRDLFVNEGLPIEGACATSLAAMRQRADELAGSTIVFPISGRNIEPEKLTDILDGAP; encoded by the coding sequence GTGAGCGAGTACAGCCCTGTTCCCTCCCCCGATGCGACGACCGTGTTCCCGTATCACGATCTCACCCCGCCAGCGACGGCCGACGTGTACGAGGCCCGTCGCGTCGTCGACGACCACCTCCCGCGAACGCCGCTCGTCCGGAACGAGTCCCTCTCGGCCGAGTTCGACGCCGACGTGTACCTCAAGCGCGAGGATACCCTGCCGACCGGGGCGTTCAAGGTCCGCGGCGGCGTCACTCTCGCGTCGCGCCTCGACGACGAGTTCCGCGAGTCGGGCCTGATCGCCGCGAGCACCGGCAACCACGGGCAGTCGGTCGCCTACGCCGGCCGTGCGTTCGACGTGCCGGTGACCATCGTGGTGCCCGAGGCGGCCAACGCCGCGAAAGTGGCCGCGATGGAACGGCTCGGTGCCGACGTGCAGTTCCGCGGCGCTGACTTCGACGAGGCCCGAGAGCACGCCGAGGACCTGGCCGCGCAGGCGGGCTATCGATACGTCCACTCCGCGAACGAGCCGAGCCTCGTCGCCGGGGTCGGGACCGCCGGCCTCGAGATCGTCGAGACGCTGCCGGACCTCGACTATCTGTTTTGTCCCGTCGGTGGCGGATCGAGCGCCGCCGGCTACTGTCTGACTGTGGGTGCGCTCACGGACGCCACGGTGATCGGAGCCCAGTCGGAGGCGGCACCGGCGATGCGCCGGGCCTGGGCCGACGACACGCTCGAACCTCACGATCGGATGGAGACGTTCGCCGAGGGTGTCGCGACGCGCGTCCCGTTCGCGCTGACGACGACGGTCCTCCGCGAGCGACTCGACGAGTTCCGGCTCGTGAGCGAAGCGGCCCTCCGGCGAGGCGTTCGCGATCTGTTCGTAAACGAGGGGTTGCCCATCGAAGGTGCCTGTGCGACGAGCCTGGCGGCGATGAGACAGCGCGCGGACGAACTGGCGGGGTCGACGATCGTGTTCCCGATCTCGGGCCGCAACATCGAGCCCGAAAAGCTGACCGACATCCTCGACGGCGCGCCCTGA